GCCAAGTGTCAAGCTGTACCTGAGGAATACCCAGTTCTTCCTCCTAGAAGCTAGATGAAGAGTGATTGCACAGCGATATCTCAACTTGTTATCTCAACAAAGTTATCAAAGTTGATATCtcaacaaagttccaaacaacacagtcctggaacgtgctggaatccctagcatgtatgcactactgaaacagagacgcctgcgttggctcggtcatgtcgtgagtatggatgatggccggatcccaaaggatctcctctatggagaactcgtgcaaggaaagcgccctacaggtagaccacagctgcgatacaaggacatctgcaagagggatctgaaggccttaggagtggacctcaacaagtgggaaaccctggcctctgagcggcccgcttggaggcaggctgtgaaacatggcctttcccagtttgaagagacacttggccaacagtctgaggctaagaggcaaagaaggaaggcccatagccagggagacaggccagggacagactgcacttgctcccagtgtggaagggattgtcactcccggattggccttttcagccacactagacgctgttccagaaccacctttcagagcgcgataccatagtctttcgagactgaaggttgccaacaaaaatctCAACTTGAATGCCAATGATGCTGTAAAGCTGCTAGCTAGTGCCTGTGAtatcttggagcccaatcctatccaattttccagggctggtgcaactATATCAATGGGATGTGCTCtgtatcctgcggtggggggacagtcacttaggcctcctcaaggtatgggagcatttgttctcttacctcggggctgcattgcagccgctctagagctggaaagttggataggattgggccctcaacctcCTACTACTGGTCTCATTCCCCTAACCCAagtccacacagacttgtgccagtcatagagctggtgcaggtccaagcagacctaaCAGCCTGGCATGGCTTACCCCATGGCAAGGAAACAAGAGCCTGCGTGTCAGGTCTTTAGAatgggaaaagcagtatatagaaatcttgtaaataaataataaatgtactcttccccaaggaggcctccgggTGCCAAAACTTccccatggaattcagtggctgccatattggcacagctgcatcaccaccCAGAGAGTTAAGTAGGTTTGGGCTGGCACCATTAGGTAAACCCTAAGTCCATATTTTCAGATTGTAACATGATGATAATTACTTGGAATAACACCTGTGTATGTGCGTGCGAGTGAGTGACCAGTCCTAAGCTTAGCAGAGTCTCTCAGTGAAAATCTTTGAATAGCAAAAAACCAGTTTGGGCAATAGGCCTAAAATGCTCTAGTTATATGATGTGTGATTGACCAGATCATCTATTTAGTTAACCTTTGAAAAATTGCAAACCAGCTTAGCAGCTGTTCTGAAAAGATAGTTTCCATTCCCTACGGGCCTTTCAAACAATACTGCTAAAGTGAACACAGGCTCACCTTGttagaaaaatatgcaaatattagCAGCTTATCCTGATCACCCAattaaaaggtgatcggagtttgtttggcctggccgggacacgagagtccctccccaagggggaggagaaaggggctgggtctggcagctacagcggACCTTAtaaaagggcacgagacccagctctcttccttctttgcacgtgggcaccatgggaatacccacccgcctgccctggaggcagtctgagcttaactggtcgccgtttggggccgggtaggaattttttgctgcctgccaagattggctgaaggacaggcagttttttcacctaccccagactgttgtgggccagggggttacactccccctgtttgcaagctgccatcggtcactttaagagggcaggtggtacGGGTTAGGAGGCGtaaatgggacttttggcatgcaccttcaggcggcacaGGCacggcggaaccctatttcattccgcaggggctcggcggcacgaggacatagacggggccctgaCCGGGactgcggggcacacctcagaggctcagcggctcgaggtggcgcagtccgcggtccggctgccttccccttaagggatagacatggatgagatgcgccaCCCAGCAgcgtcgggtgcatgcccgcctgggggcagaggtttctggtaccgcccagaggtccctccctgcaccacaggggctttcgctgcctcggatgctgcaggtctcagcctctgcttctcttgctaatgtgaaataaagtggccctttctcccatatctgttgtctcgagtgttcattggacagtgccgaaaCAAAGTACAAATACTAGCTGTCACACACAAATTTCTCAAATAGCACTGGAATTTATCTCCCTCACCTCACCCTGTACACCTTTCTGGATTCTAGGAGCTACTCTCTAACTAGCTTCTTAATTTTTACCTGGATGTACTCTGCAAGCCACCAGTAAAGCCACATGATTGCACAGTGCTATTTGAAATACTTTTATTAAGATATGTTAAGGGACATTTGATCTGAGAATATTGTCAGAACAAGCTACAGTGCTTAGGAAATTATTGGTAGAATATGGTGTGAGCTTGACCATCAAGAATGCAAATATATATGACATTTTACTTTTACTAAACAGTGGATATTTTTTGACAAAAGTAAGGAAACACTTTTCAGGAAATGTACAACAGATGCTCAGAAAAATACATGAAAATAAAGATCTTTTCCCCACCAAGCTTGCCCCTCctttttgcacacacacacaatatataaAAAGTGTGAGTAAACATTTTTACACAGAATATGTAAAAATAATCAGATATGGATTTAAAGTAGCTTTTTCTCCCCTCTTATAGTTTCCTTTGAACCCCAGAAAGACCctataaagcatttttttttcaatttttaaagaatataatgaatttcaggctgcaatctgatgcatactttcctgggagtaagtcccattgaattcagtgacacTTCttagtagatatgcctaggattgtggtgTCAATAAGTGATACAATTTTAGCAAACGTATAACTtcctcccctctctgcccccaccccaagcttTGCCACATCGCTGTTAGAATGAAAATACACATTTCGGCTTAATGGttgttaactttttaaaaaaatacaaaactccAGACAAGATCTAGCTGCGATTTCTCATTCGCCATTGCAAAATCCTAAAACACTATCTCGTATCGTACAGCATGCTTTGTCATAAGGATTGTAGATAATCCCACAGATTTCACTCTAGCCAGTGTATGCAGCATGTCGTATCAGCAAAATTTCTTCTAACTTTGTTAGAATTCAGTTTCTATAGTAAAGGATTCTGCAGTTGGAAAGACTCTTAAATAAGGAGGTCTCTAAACATACTGACTTTTAGAATACAAACTTTCAGCTCTTCCTTGTACACGGTGGCTGGTGCGGGCTGTCCGCTGTGAAGGGACAGAGTACCGATAGCTTCTAGTCTTCTTCCTGCGATGGCAGAAGCAACAAAGAATTCCTCCTCCAGCAACAAGCATAAAAGCAGATACCCAACCTATGTAAAGGGCTTCTCCAAGCTCTCGCTTCTGAGCCACGTTGACCATTGGATTGTAAAAGTCTCGGATGATGGTGTGGGCAACCCAACACACTGGGATGAGCACAATGGTGCCAGTCAGAATGAAAAGAATGCCTCCAGCAAGCAAAATGTAGCTCTTTATGCGGTCATCATTTCCTGTGCACTGGGTGCACTTCATGCCAAGAACGGCCACTGCAAAAGCCAGGAGTGCCAGGGCTGAAGCTGCACACATCAGGCCCCTCGCTGCCTGGAGGTCAGGGGACAGTGCCAAGAAGGAGTCGTAGACTTTGCATTGCATCCTGATGGACGCGTGCCGTATGCAGTTCATCCAGAGGCCTTCCCAGGTGGTTTCAAAAACCACAATGTTGTTTTCAATGAAGGCGGTCACTCGCCACTGAGGCATTCCGGTGACGGCAAAAGTCCCCACGGCACCAATGCCTCCGACAAGCAGGCCAACGATCTGAACAGCAGCTGCCGCCATCTCATCCCAGGGGAGCGAGCCACAATGGAGCTTCAAGCACCTGCTCTTTAAATGCTGCTGGGCTGCTTTTCACAGATCGAGGGTAGAGAAGCCTTTCCCAGGCAGCGTTTGCTTCTGTAGCTGCTTGCAGAAACTCTGCAACCAGTTCCAATCTTGTGTACGCTGCTGGCTTGTGCTTGGCTGTTCCTTCACTGTTTGGTGGAACATTCCACTGCCCCCAACTGATTGGGAAGGATAAAGTTACCTATCAGGTAAGACAACTTTCAAAGCCAATGAAAAGAGTGAGACACGGCAGGGTTTGCAACAAAAAAATATTACCTTAATGGGACAAATACCCATAGAAGAAAGttatttgtctttaaaaaaaacaatgagagagagagagagagagagagagagagagagagagagagagagagagagagagagagagattatttatTGCATAAACACTCTGAAATGGTAATAGGCTGGCTTTATGGAAACCAGCACATAATGTGCAAATATCCTCTCCCTCCAAATAATTTTCAAAGAGCTAAAAAGAGCCAAAGAGCTAGGTAGTTAGTACACAGTACCAGTAGTACTAGTTAGAAGTTTTAAAGCATTCCTATGACTCTATGGTACGTAATTGTTGCTGCATGGTTTTCAACTATTACTATCAATGTGATAAAGTGTACACCACAGGTAAATTAATTCTATGAACTGAAAGTAAATTGTCAGTAAATTATATTGCAACAAATCACTTTAAGCCAACCCTGATCTTCTCAAAACTTATGCGCGTGAGTCGCTTTACACGATTACCATGTGTACATAATAGCTAAAATAGACTGACTGAAATGCATGGGGCTActcatttatttttcattctaTTTTATAcctttacatcctgcctttcacTTTTGCAACAGGAGGTCCAAGATGGCTAACTGCACTaaacaaaatgcaataaaaatccATAAGATGTGAGGTTATAAAATCCAACTGTAAGACCACAATGATAAAACAGcagacagagaaaaaaaaacataaattgTAAGAATGAGAAAGCAGTGTGAAACAAATAACAGCTTGTGCTCCTGTTGGAGGGTCAGTAGGGAAGGTCCCATTCTTAATTGATCAGGGAGGGAGTTCCGTTACCTGTGGTGCTGCTACAGAGAAGATCCTTTCTCCTGTTGTCACCAACTGAACCTTGGATAATAGCAGCACATGCAGGAGGGCCCCCACATGACCCCAGGGAATGGACCACCTCACATGGAAAGAGATAGCCCTTCAGATAGCTCATGAagagctttaaagatcaaaaccaacaCTTTGAATGGTGTCTGGAAGCAAACCTGCAGCCAATGCAAtggaaggagcagcagcctgATAGGCAAACTTCCTAACCCCCATGACCACTcagccgctgcatcctgcactaactgcagtttctgaacagtcttcaagggcaaacCCACATTGAGAGTGTTACAGCAATCAAGTCTAGATGCCACCAATTCTTCAACCACTGGGGTCAGGTCTGGTCAGTTCAGCTATGGTCATAGTTGGTGTTCCAGCCTAAGCTAAGCAAAGGCACACCAAGCAACCACTGCCACATGGCCATAAAGGAGGGTTCCCAACTTGCAAATATGCTTCGGCAGAGAGACCAGCAGTCCATTCAGAACAGGTTGCTGGTCCAATACCTGCATTGCAGGTCTCTGGATCAATAATATCTCTTTTATTTAGATTTCATACCAACTTCTGTGCCCTCCTCCAGTCCCACACTGGACCTCAGGCAACCATTTCTAAGGTGTGAGCTTCATGCAGCATAGAGCTTGGCGATGTGGAggtttggtggtgatgtgatgacacatCACAGTTGCAATGCTGCACAGCTATGGAAGGAGTGTGAGGGGTGTGCACAGTGACGCAGACCCTTTACAGGAAACACTGTTGGCTGTTTTTAGACATATGGGGTAGAACTGCACCTAACAACCATACAGCCCTGATCACCAGACAGCAAAttctttaaagggaaaaaagaaggaaattCTTACCAAGGGGGAAAATAAAATCGTTAGATCAGTTACCACCAGCAGGCCTTATGTTCTGAATTAATCTGTATTCAGCTCAAGATCACATCAATAAATGTATAACTAGGTAAGGACGGCAACCTGAACTGGTGTCCAAGTTGTTTCCACCACTTGAAATCAATGTTTAGTCCCCATAAATCCTCCCCTAACAACATTTTCCTCCATGCCTTTTAGAAATTTGTTTTAAGACAAAGCACAAAAATGTAATCGTGCCAAAATGTGTAAATGAAAGATGCTTGAGGCAGGTACGTTTTTCATTGTGGATTTATAAAGGACATTCAAACAAATCATAACTTAATCAATAACTCAACTAAACTGAGTTTGTTCAGTTAATTACTTGCTCATGCTGCAGAGATCACTCCCACCAGCTGGCTGTCCATTGTCTGTGTGTCATCATTTCTGATTTCTATGCATTTCATAGTGCATTTCAGCTCATGCCAATGCCAGCAGCACCTCAGTACCCCTACAGTTATGAGATAAAATCAGCAATGTCAAGTCAGGCATTCAGGTTCCCTATTCGCTCTTTAATATAGTGTACACTGCTTCTTTTTGCCTTAGGAAAAAGgcctttttgcttttctttttatctAATTAAAATGCTTTACTTAGTTTTGCAACCCATGAAGAGGGAACTGTGTATACCATGCTGAACCTGGCTTAAAGGAAGGGTGGGGTAGGCTTTGGCTTCTGCTACCATGGCTCTGCCTACTGTCTACCAACCCCAATGGCTGCCACTACTGATTGCAGATCTTCAGTCCTGGTGCCCTCAGGAATCAATAGGCGCCTGGTTGGTCTCATCCAACAGTTGCTGAACTCTGAGCAACagcatagaccagccattttcaaccactgtccccAAGCTTgtcacgggaatttgggagagggtcatttattagtagggccattgggggtgtgagccccccattggcagcccagtgtgccttgtcaattgtcaaaaatctgatgatggccttgatcattttagtgccttgccagtgtgccataagatgaaaaaggttgaaaatcactggcatagactCTGCTTGTCTTGTCTGTATAAACCAATACTTGACCACTTGATTGTCCATGATGACAGCATTTGTCTCCAGCCCTCCAGATACTCATCTATGTCATCTGTCCCTCAACCCCAACAGACACAGTCCTCTGGCTCCTTTGGAGCTCTGCTACCTGCTCTGCAGTCAACACCCTCCCAACTGCAGCCTTTTCTTGGCGACAGGCCAAAGTCAGTTAAGGAGCAGGCATTCTCTACTGTACCTCCCCAGCAATGCAGAGAAACAACTCACTACCATGAAGGTGGGTGTTAGAAATGGTTCTTGAATGCGTGAAAAGGGAACGAAACACTGCTTTGACTTCTTGCAGAACCTTGCAACTGTCTGAGAATGTATATTTGATTTTCCTTCTACTTTCAATCTTGTGTAGCAAAATTATCTTGTGTGAAAATGGTTAAGGATTGTACAGATGCATAACAGTAAACATttatattggcatccttcagtctcggaagactatggtgtcacgctctgaatggtggttctagaacagagtgtcctctgcagtgcgcgaagcctgggtaaagtagatatggaggatagactgttacccatgcagcaaatcccccctttccacgtcactgaaatggtccaatattAGATTAatatctaatatattagaaacattccaatgtttctcaaactatgggttttTAACActtccccatacaacaaaatcaaatcaattaagtacattaaagtttacaataattttaaaaatttactttAAATAAAGAttaaccttcctaaccctcccaagcagtagctgatctgtttttaaaaaaaagttttccaaaCATTCGAAAGTTTTcgatccatacttacccaggggtaagccccattgacaatcattgttaatatacatagtaacctgttaaaagtacagatctgtcacatttccccaaatgcagtcacgtaccactGTAGcatagtctaatatattaaaaatatattagagtctaatatattaaaaataaaatagatatttaaatgaatgaggacccacctgaaattggctcatgccccacctagtgagtcccgaccctgtggtgtttttaagtgcttaagcagaagcacacagaaagccttggtgataTGGCAACGGGCAAACCCCCCCTTGTTACGGCATGCCGACAGGGGTGCTAGTTCTCAggccgaagtgtgacaatagctgatacagcactctgtgaagaagcacccattgttctcacacctgtatgagattctaatgtggctttatctgagaactgaatgtagctgttaatattgcaagtacaataaaaacgcagcaggaggctagtagaatcagcttttctctctctctgctttgaatccaaaagtctgtctctcgtctcttccttggctccctgattctttcctgcacttattcagcaacctagcccgggggcttggttgctcccccaagggtcactgcaacatctggcgccCGAACAGGGACACTCTGCAACAGCCAGGTACAGTAGACAAGCTGCCTTGTTCTTTTCTATATCAAGCAGCTTGTCCCTGGTTACCTCccagtcattgcttcatctgaccctgaaacaggggccacgcagactacagcccgctcacctcgccttgcacaggttacagacgCGTCAGTCATCCTTCGGgatcccaggtgagtatgggttCCAGCCTTTCGGCTGAGCAAGAGCATCATCGCAATGACTTATGGTTCTTCCTCTgaaaagcacagcattctgtttcctcacAGGAGGTCACAGACTTAGTGCGCATAATTGGAGAACAATGCCCATGGTATCCAGAGGCAGGCACTTTTAGGGTACACGATTGGGAACGTATAGGAGAAACTTTACATAAAGAACCCCGGGTTTCTGTTCAAGTTCTTCATTTATGGcatctttgtttaaatgctgtcaaaagctgcactccaaagccagagccaccagggcaggagagtaacaatgctccttctaaaagcccttgtatttctcctcctcccccttctgcaccagctctgtaagagcaaaaagaaccaccaaacagtagacaaccctccttcatggaagccatggctcgccaggccatgaagtcagagaatttaacagcagaagaatccctcaagctatccttgctctgtcctgtggtgcagggtcacgatgcacaaggacaggttactagagtgtggcaaactcttccttattcagcactgaaggaggtaagggttgcactcaaggattttggcatcacaagcacatattccagagggttgctagaaggaattgccaaTGCATACCATCTAGTTCCTTATGATTGGAAATTCCTCATGCGCATGGTTTtaactcctgcacaaaatgcagtgtggcttaatgagtttcgccaaacttgtgaaatccacgctgcacgcctgcgcgcacaaaatccacaaaacaacataatttgggaacagctagcaggagaaggccaattcagcaCTACAGACATGCAGGTACAACTAGGGGACCAGTATTTAAGCGAAACAGCCAATTGTGCACTGCGGGCTTTACATAAAGTCCCTGTAACAGGGATGCCTGGAAAGTCTTTTGCGACAATTAGGCAGGGGGGCGGCAGAATCCTACGTAGATTTTGTGAACCgcctccaggaagccattggcaagcaagtggataataatgaagcagcagaagatctgttaatgaaacttgctatagacaatgccaatgaggactgcagaaaggcacttcaacccttatcagcagtccggaacttaactctggcagacatgattagaacttgccagaatataggcacccacagtcacaaagctagtctccttgcagcagccttacagcagtcagacgcccaactcccatccctaaagcaatcacagtgttcactgatgggtttccaaccaggggggtagttacataccaaagggaaggtcagaaaaaaaaaaccacactttataAGGCTCAAGCCTCCCTGTCTTATTAAGTAAAACActaaatgcaaatataatgtgcttttaccccccatgtgcttttacagataattgccGGACCCAGAGTAAAAGGAcaagcttcattaataacttagcagcaagattctgctattctgtttattttcacagaaatgttttaagtgtcagcacagtgcgtgaagatgcatggcactaaagtttcctgaagacatccagtgaaccaagaacccctaataaaaagttcaatgttgttgttcttatgtttgtttttgctttttataattgtgttaaaagatagtcatttagcaccccccttaagggagtgcatagtatgtaaccaagtttttaaacttccccaatgtttgcatagctcacgatgcaatgtcttataatataaatgtaattcatggtgaaatcccaatgtccattttgcatggtgtcaaatgaccccacaatgccaaatgctatctcaaaatttaaataaataaaaagggggacaatgtggtgtttttaagtgcttaagcagaagcacacagaaagccttggtgataTGGCAACGGGCAAACCCCCCCTTGTTACGGCATGCCGACAGGGGTGCTAGTTCTCAggccgaagtgtgacaatagctgatacagcactctgtgaagaagcacccattgttctcacccctgtatgagattataatgtggctttatctgagaactgaatgtagctgttaatattgcaagtacaataaaaacgcaggaggaggctagtagaatcagcttt
This portion of the Tiliqua scincoides isolate rTilSci1 chromosome 3, rTilSci1.hap2, whole genome shotgun sequence genome encodes:
- the LOC136644971 gene encoding claudin-8-like; amino-acid sequence: MAAAAVQIVGLLVGGIGAVGTFAVTGMPQWRVTAFIENNIVVFETTWEGLWMNCIRHASIRMQCKVYDSFLALSPDLQAARGLMCAASALALLAFAVAVLGMKCTQCTGNDDRIKSYILLAGGILFILTGTIVLIPVCWVAHTIIRDFYNPMVNVAQKRELGEALYIGWVSAFMLVAGGGILCCFCHRRKKTRSYRYSVPSQRTARTSHRVQGRAESLYSKSQYV